In a genomic window of Tursiops truncatus isolate mTurTru1 chromosome 7, mTurTru1.mat.Y, whole genome shotgun sequence:
- the CNPPD1 gene encoding protein CNPPD1: protein MDLAGLLLDEEGTFSLTGFQDFTFLPGHQKLSARIRRRLYYGWDWEADCSLEELSSPVADIAVELLQKAAPSPIRRLQKKYVAHVSREACISPCAMMLALVYIERLRHRNPDYLQHVSSSDLFLISMMVASKYLYDEGEEEEVFSDEWGAAGGVAVPTLNALERGFLSAMDWRLYTDPREIFEVLSWLESCVAEQQGRRRGWYTYTDLCVLLEQPAWQLALGSLCQWLAKVSCLLAMAYVSSVALAVASMAVIHQSLGQSCSPPPGPPDLGLASRCLSEPCIPASVPRCLPSPANVSSCLEVDVGPRPLWGSLLASRAPPPLPPPAAPAPLALLHSCPLCQKLQKDSPACRTCHHPNHTVPTGPPSPRYHSHGLAPPWPWSPTPPLLPQPQQCSLFGIMELARLKSFIFPG, encoded by the exons ATGGACCTGGCCGGGCTCCTGCTGGACGAAGAAGGCACATTCTCCCTCACCGGCTTCCAGGACTTCACG TTCCTCCCAGGACACCAGAAGCTGAGTGCTCGGATCCGAAGGAGACTCTACTATGGCTGGGACTGGGAAGCTGATTGTAGCTTGGAGGAGCTCTCCAGCCCTGTGGCAG ACATCGCTGTGGAACTGCTCCAGAAGGCAGCCCCCAGTCCTATTCGCAGGCTTCAGAAGAAATATGTAGCCCATGTGTCCCG GGAGGCATGCATTTCCCCGTGTGCTATGATGCTAGCTCTGGTGTACATTGAGCGGCTCCGGCATCGAAACCCAGACTACCTACAGCATGTGTCATCGtctgacttgttcctgatctccaTG ATGGTGGCCAGTAAGTACCTCTATgatgaaggggaggaggaggaagtctTCAGTGATGAATGGGGAGCTGCTGGGGGTGTGGCCGTGCCCACTCTCAATGCCCTGGAGAGGGGTTTCCTGAGTGCCATG GATTGGCGTCTCTACACTGACCCTCGGGAGATCTTTGAGGTGCTGAGCTGGCTGGAGAGCTG CGTGGCTGAGCAGCAGGGCCGCCGGCGGGGCTGGTACACCTACACAGACCTGTGTGTGCTGCTGGAGCAGCCTGCCTGGCAGCTGGCCCTGGGCTCCCTCTGCCAGTGGCTGGCAAAG GTGTCCTGCCTGTTAGCTATGGCATATGTGAGCAGTGTGGCCCTGGCTGTGGCATCGATGGCCGTAATACACCAGTCCTTGGGGCAGTCCTGTAGCCCCCCACCTGGCCCCCCAGACCTTGGACTGGCCTCCAGGTGCCTTTCGGAACCCTGCATACCTGCTTCGGTGCCACGGTGCCTGCCTTCTCCTGCTAACGTCTCCAGCTGCCTGGAAGTCGACGTAGGGCCGCGTCCACTCTGGGGCAGCCTTCTGGCCTCACGGGCACCGCCACCATTGCCTCCCCCGGCTGCTCCGGCTCCTCTCGCTCTTCTCCACAGCTGCCCCCTTTGCCAGAAGCTCCAGAAGGACTCCCCAGCCTGCCGTACCTGCCACCACCCCAACCATACCGTCCCCACTGGGCCCCCCAGCCCCCGGTACCACTCCCACGGCCTGGCTCCCCCCTGGCCTTGGAGCCCGACGCCCCCGCTGCTCCCACAGCCCCAGCAGTGTTCCCTCTTCGGCATCATGGAACTGGCCCGCCTTAAGTCTTTCATTTTTCCAGGCTAG